One genomic segment of Clostridium saccharoperbutylacetonicum N1-4(HMT) includes these proteins:
- a CDS encoding DnaJ domain-containing protein, with protein MKDYYKILNLTTNATADEIKKAFRSLAKKYHPDRNPDDKDALSKFQEVNEAYEVLSKEETRKKYDNERANFKDKSGNRESNGKTNRTNNDNRKYQDKGESIDNLNKYFESFFGFNANSSEVNKDKLKKEKNPIDTSKMFDSFFNVKRK; from the coding sequence GTGAAAGATTATTATAAAATATTAAATCTAACTACTAATGCAACAGCCGATGAGATAAAAAAAGCTTTTAGAAGTCTTGCTAAGAAGTATCATCCAGATAGAAATCCTGATGATAAAGATGCTTTAAGCAAATTTCAAGAAGTAAATGAAGCTTATGAAGTATTAAGCAAAGAAGAAACAAGAAAGAAATATGACAATGAAAGAGCCAATTTTAAAGATAAAAGTGGCAATAGAGAAAGTAATGGAAAAACTAATAGGACTAATAATGATAATAGAAAATATCAAGACAAAGGTGAAAGCATAGATAACTTAAATAAATATTTTGAGAGCTTCTTTGGATTTAATGCTAATAGCAGTGAAGTTAATAAAGACAAGTTAAAGAAAGAAAAGAATCCAATAGATACTAGCAAAATGTTTGATAGTTTTTTTAATGTAAAAAGAAAGTAA
- a CDS encoding FHA domain-containing protein: MNDENNVKFNNKLLMTIQLINVCIGIIIALICVVAYITIDSIYIRGFLILIALGFGLAGFINLYKKLYREDTVKDESNISRIELVNEENEIIRVWEIGERISFIIGKNSMDNEVFIDLNCSIYSKFIDNNHAVLNYAAGKWYIEDLSDRSGITIKKSDDDTKYRIVKDAPCELKRGDILFISKIKLLLK, encoded by the coding sequence TTGAATGATGAAAACAATGTGAAATTTAATAATAAATTACTAATGACAATACAATTAATAAATGTGTGTATAGGAATTATAATTGCTTTAATCTGTGTAGTTGCCTATATAACTATAGACTCAATTTACATAAGGGGATTTTTAATCTTAATTGCCTTAGGTTTTGGTTTAGCAGGCTTTATTAATTTGTATAAGAAACTATATAGAGAAGATACAGTTAAAGATGAAAGTAATATAAGCAGAATTGAATTAGTTAATGAAGAAAATGAAATCATAAGAGTTTGGGAGATAGGAGAGAGGATTTCCTTTATCATTGGAAAAAACTCAATGGACAATGAAGTTTTTATAGATTTGAACTGTTCTATTTACTCAAAGTTTATTGATAATAATCATGCAGTTTTAAATTATGCAGCAGGAAAATGGTATATAGAAGATCTATCAGATAGAAGCGGCATAACCATTAAAAAAAGTGATGATGATACAAAATACAGGATAGTAAAAGATGCTCCTTGTGAATTAAAAAGGGGAGATATTTTATTTATATCTAAGATTAAACTTTTACTTAAGTAG
- a CDS encoding FHA domain-containing protein yields the protein MGLIRCPNGHMFSERRYGSICPYCNIDTSTKERPEPVQEKFEIEANLLYQEIDPVCGWLVCIEGTRVGKDYKIKNGKNFIGRADDMDIQIIGDNGISARNHAIVVYDPKKKNYVLLPGDSSGIAYLNEEPVYMPSELKPFDVIELGKSKFLFVPFCGEHFEWQDNE from the coding sequence ATGGGATTAATTAGATGTCCAAATGGACACATGTTTAGTGAAAGACGTTATGGCAGCATTTGTCCATACTGCAATATAGATACTTCAACAAAAGAGAGGCCAGAACCAGTTCAAGAAAAATTTGAAATAGAAGCAAATCTTTTATATCAAGAAATTGACCCAGTATGTGGCTGGCTTGTATGTATTGAAGGGACAAGGGTTGGTAAGGACTATAAAATTAAAAATGGAAAAAACTTTATAGGTAGAGCTGATGATATGGATATACAAATTATTGGAGACAACGGCATTTCAGCAAGGAATCATGCAATAGTGGTTTATGATCCAAAGAAAAAGAACTATGTATTATTACCAGGAGATTCCTCAGGAATTGCTTATTTAAATGAAGAACCTGTGTATATGCCATCAGAGTTAAAGCCTTTTGATGTGATTGAGCTTGGAAAGAGTAAATTTTTATTTGTACCATTCTGTGGAGAACATTTTGAATGGCAGGATAATGAGTAG
- a CDS encoding PP2C family protein-serine/threonine phosphatase, which yields MLKEINYSNLNLIFFLCVMLIVLLALRGYLFHKINEKTLEIAQEISIGQEEIQEDYGDVITTSNGTLAVMADGLGNNEAGRISSITSVKTIIKMFEEEGSKDRFPYFFKKAFNKANLEILKRVENDRGGASVMAVAVTNNLLNYALAGDVMLAVFRNKELIKLSNGHTISELAQKEYYKGKLQKKEALYAIKERKLLYYIGQEALGDIELSKTPIRLNKNDIIVIMTKGVYEGLRWTDFEKILGDKNCNINEKCEIIMGNVENNNKNNSNGSIILMKCKSNGR from the coding sequence ATGCTAAAGGAAATTAATTATTCGAATTTAAATTTAATATTTTTTCTCTGTGTAATGCTCATAGTTCTTCTTGCTTTAAGAGGGTATTTATTTCATAAAATAAATGAGAAAACCTTAGAAATAGCACAGGAAATAAGTATTGGCCAGGAAGAAATCCAAGAAGATTATGGAGATGTTATTACAACCAGTAATGGTACCTTAGCTGTTATGGCAGATGGACTTGGAAATAATGAAGCAGGAAGAATTTCAAGTATTACCTCAGTTAAAACCATAATAAAAATGTTTGAAGAAGAAGGAAGTAAGGATAGATTTCCTTATTTTTTTAAGAAAGCCTTTAATAAAGCAAATCTTGAAATCTTAAAAAGAGTTGAAAATGATAGAGGTGGAGCAAGTGTAATGGCTGTAGCTGTAACCAATAATTTATTAAATTATGCTTTGGCTGGAGATGTGATGCTTGCAGTTTTTAGAAATAAAGAACTTATTAAATTAAGTAATGGACATACAATAAGTGAATTAGCACAAAAAGAATACTATAAAGGTAAGCTTCAAAAAAAAGAAGCCCTTTATGCTATTAAAGAAAGAAAGCTGCTTTATTATATTGGGCAGGAAGCCCTTGGAGATATAGAACTTTCTAAAACACCAATTAGGCTTAACAAAAATGACATAATTGTGATAATGACAAAAGGAGTATATGAAGGTTTAAGATGGACTGATTTTGAAAAAATCTTAGGAGATAAGAACTGTAATATAAATGAAAAATGTGAAATAATCATGGGAAATGTTGAAAATAACAATAAAAATAATAGCAATGGAAGTATTATACTTATGAAATGCAAAAGCAATGGTCGATGA
- a CDS encoding PP2C family protein-serine/threonine phosphatase — protein sequence MRKLNSKFNTSFVSEEGTYLQNKDYFAFVELDNYACYVIADGIDEDKDLESAKLAVTTFIKNFSARPTMNRFFLRKYLRDVNSELIGSSRNVRLKASITVVVTNYSKVIYSVIGNTRFYYFKDGYLKHKSKDQSLAQNLVDDEMIPQDAIAKHFERNNLSSYLGQSNLGKIYMSKKIKVADGDVFALLTKGVWENCDGKEIEDALEGAKEPKEVLDSVEDMILSKQLKDIENYTLALTFVEKAYLDPKRSKKIKIAIIVAILLLLIIAIGVGAFMIYKNKKENDIAAMNKAKNNAEQYIQNGNMEKAEEEYKKALDIAEKYKLPEEQDLDDDYKDTGIVIDGDKALDGKKYEDALDKYVLALEKAGDAENIERSYVLKKMDLAKQAIKIADLLTLGDKQVENADLDGALGNYLQAKDLAIDANLKDEKKEAMDKIQKIYDQKGADAKQKKADDDKAAADAKQAADDQKKQQDDAAKKAEDDKKAAKDSEAKAIDLRKNGDLKYTAGDYVSAKMYYALAKEAFEQANDNSLADELVEKIALMDKKINETSDKKSEADKYKAEADKKYSAGDTSSAKVLYLLAKDVYSSLGDADDVTKVTEKIAAIDQVTAKAQPTAK from the coding sequence ATGAGGAAGCTAAACTCAAAATTTAATACAAGTTTTGTATCAGAAGAAGGAACGTATCTGCAAAATAAAGATTATTTTGCATTTGTTGAATTAGATAATTATGCATGTTATGTAATAGCTGATGGAATAGATGAAGATAAAGACTTAGAAAGTGCTAAGCTTGCTGTAACAACATTTATAAAAAACTTTTCAGCAAGACCTACCATGAATAGATTCTTCTTAAGAAAATATTTAAGGGATGTGAACAGTGAATTAATTGGAAGCAGCAGAAATGTAAGATTAAAGGCTTCAATTACTGTAGTTGTAACTAATTATAGTAAAGTAATTTATTCGGTTATAGGAAACACTAGATTTTATTATTTCAAAGATGGCTACTTAAAACATAAAAGTAAGGACCAATCTTTAGCTCAAAATTTAGTAGATGATGAAATGATTCCTCAAGATGCTATTGCAAAGCATTTTGAAAGAAATAATCTTTCCTCCTATTTAGGGCAAAGCAATTTAGGAAAGATATATATGTCAAAGAAAATTAAAGTCGCAGATGGAGATGTTTTTGCATTACTTACAAAAGGTGTATGGGAAAATTGTGATGGCAAGGAAATCGAAGATGCTTTAGAAGGTGCTAAGGAACCTAAGGAAGTCCTTGATAGCGTCGAAGATATGATTTTATCAAAGCAGCTAAAAGATATTGAAAATTACACCTTAGCTTTGACTTTTGTAGAAAAAGCATATTTAGATCCTAAAAGAAGCAAAAAGATAAAAATAGCAATAATAGTTGCAATACTCTTACTCTTAATTATAGCAATCGGGGTAGGGGCATTTATGATATATAAAAATAAAAAAGAAAATGATATAGCTGCAATGAATAAGGCAAAAAATAATGCAGAACAATACATTCAAAATGGAAATATGGAAAAAGCAGAGGAAGAATATAAAAAAGCTTTAGATATAGCAGAAAAGTATAAGCTACCTGAAGAACAAGACTTAGATGATGATTATAAAGATACAGGAATAGTAATCGATGGAGATAAAGCTTTAGATGGAAAAAAATACGAAGATGCTCTTGATAAATATGTACTTGCCTTGGAAAAGGCAGGAGATGCAGAAAATATTGAAAGAAGTTATGTGTTAAAAAAGATGGATTTAGCAAAGCAGGCTATAAAGATTGCAGATTTATTAACCTTAGGAGATAAGCAAGTAGAAAATGCAGATTTAGATGGAGCTTTAGGGAATTATCTACAAGCTAAAGATTTGGCAATAGATGCAAATTTAAAGGATGAAAAGAAAGAAGCTATGGATAAAATCCAAAAGATTTATGATCAAAAAGGAGCAGATGCTAAGCAAAAGAAGGCTGATGATGATAAGGCAGCAGCAGATGCTAAGCAGGCAGCTGATGATCAGAAAAAACAACAAGACGATGCAGCTAAAAAAGCAGAAGATGATAAGAAAGCTGCTAAGGATAGCGAAGCAAAAGCCATAGATTTAAGAAAAAATGGAGATTTAAAATATACAGCAGGAGACTATGTAAGTGCAAAAATGTACTATGCATTAGCTAAGGAAGCTTTTGAACAAGCTAATGATAACAGCTTAGCCGATGAATTAGTGGAAAAAATAGCACTTATGGATAAAAAAATTAATGAAACTTCAGATAAGAAAAGTGAAGCAGATAAATACAAGGCAGAAGCTGATAAAAAATATTCAGCAGGAGATACAAGCTCTGCCAAGGTACTTTACCTTTTAGCCAAAGACGTATATAGCAGCTTGGGAGATGCAGATGATGTAACAAAGGTAACTGAAAAAATAGCTGCAATTGATCAAGTAACAGCAAAAGCCCAACCTACAGCAAAATAA